One Deltaproteobacteria bacterium genomic window, CATCATCGACACCCCGGGGCATGTGGATTTCAGTTACGAGGTTTCCCGAAGTCTGGCCGCTTGCGATGGGGCTCTTCTGGTCGTGGATGCCACCCAGGGAGTAGAGGCCCAGACCCTGGCCAATGTCTACATGGCCCTCGACCATGATCTGGAGGTCCTGCCGGTTTTGAACAAGATCGATCTGCCCAGTGCCGATCCTGACCGGGTGGCCCACGAGATTGAGGAGGTCATCGGTCTGGATTGCTCAGACGTGACTCTAGTCAGCGCCAAGGCCGGAACCGGAGTTCCAGATCTATTGGAAAAATTGGTCAAGACCATTCCAGCCCCCAAGGGCAGTCCCAACGTGCCTTTGCGGGCTTTGATCTTCGATTCCTGGTACGATTCCTACCAGGGGGTGGTCGTACTGTTTCGAGTTTTGGACGGTGTCATCCGTTTCGGGCAGAAAATTCGGATGTATTCAACTGCCAAGGCCTTCGAGGTGACCAAATTGGGGGTTATCTCGCCAGATCCCATGGACATCGACGCACTCGGGCCGGGCGAGGTCGGGTTTCTCTGCGCGTCCATCAAGGAGCTCAGAGAAGCCCAGGTCGGTGACACGATCACCGCCTCGGATCGTCCGACCGCGAATCCCTTTCCGGGGTTCAAGCGGGTCAAGCCCATGGTCTTCTGCGGGCTCTATCCCGTGGAGTCGGCAGAGTACGAGATTCTCAAGGGGGCGTTGGAGAAGCTTCAGCTCAATGACGCCGCTCTGACCTACGAGGCCGAAACCTCTCACGCCCTGGGATTCGGTTTTCGGTGCGGTTTCCTTGGGCTTCTTCACATGGAAATCATCCAGGAGCGCCTGGAGCGGGAGTTTGGGGCCTCCATTATCGCCACGGCGCCGTCTGTCATCTACCGCGTCCACCGCAAGGACGGCAAGATTCTCGAGATAGATAACCCGAGCAAGCTCCCGGTGCCGGACGAGATTGAAACGGTCAACGAGCCATTTGTTCGCATGGAGATACACGTACCCAACGAGTACGTGGGCAACGTTTTCAAGCTCTGCGAAGAAAAGCGCGGCATCCAGAAGGATATGCGCTATTTGACCTCGACCCGGGTGGTCATCACCTACGAATTGCCCTTTCCCGAAATTGTCTACGACTTCTTTGACCGTCTCAAATCCATGACCAAGGGATATGCTTCCTTAGATTATGAAGTCATAGACTATCGTCCGTCGGATTTGGTCAAGTTGGACATTCTCATTAACGGGGATCCGGTGGACGCCATGAGCGTCATCGTGCATCGGGAGAATGCCTACCACCGTGGTCGGGCCCTGGCCCTGAAGCTCAAGCGGGTCATACCCAGACAGATGTTCGAGGTGGTCATTCAGGCGGCCATCGGGAACAAGATCGTGGCCCGGGAGCGCAACGCACCCCTGCGCAAGGACGTTACGGCCAAGTGCTATGGCGGGGATATTACCCGGAAGCGGAAGCTTCTTGAGAAGCAAAAGGAAGGCAAGAAGCGGATGAAGCGCATGGGCAGCGTGGAGATCCCCCAGGAGGCCTTCCTGGCCGCATTGCAGGCGGACGAATAGAACGCCCGGAGCTTCCCGGCGGCAACATCAAACAAGGCGGATAACTTCCATGGAACCTCGCTGGCAGACGGTACTCAAGGACTATGCCGAGGCCCTGATCATCGCCCTGGTCTTGGCGTTTATCATCAGGTCCTTTGTGGTCCAGGCCTTCAAGATCCCATCCGGGTCGATGCTTCAGACCCTGCAGATTGGCGACCACCTGTTGGTCAACAAGTTTTTGTATGGATTGAAGATTCCTTTCACACACATCATGGTGGCCGAGTTCAAGGATCCCTCCTTCCAGGACGTGGTGGTTTTCGAGTTTCCCGAAGATCCGTCCAAGGACTTCATTAAGCGGATCATCGGCCTGCCTGGAGACGTGATCGAGATCCGGGACAAGGCCGTCATCCGTAACGGCGAGTTGCTGGACGAGCCCTACATCCAGCACGTCGATTCCCGGATCATGCCCCGACGGGACGAAATGCCCCCTCTGACCGTGCCCGAAGGAAAGTATTTCGTCATGGGTGATAACCGTGACGAATCCTATGATTCAAGATTCTGGGGCTTCGTTGACCGCAACACCATCGAGGGCAAGGCTCTGATCATCTATTGGTCCTGGCAGGGCTTCGACAACATCCGCTGGGGCAGGATCGGGCAACTCGTGGAGTAGACCATGGTTGTTCGGGTCCACACCGCAGCCCTGATTGGAATCGACGCCTTCGACGTCGAACTCGAGGTGGACTTGGCTAGGTCGGGCCTGCCTGCCTTCACCATGGTCGGCTTGGCCGAAGGAGCAGTGCGGGAGAGCAAGGAGCGAGTCTTCTCGGCACTCAAGAATTGCGGGTACAGAATTCCGCCGTCCCGAATCACGGTCAATTTTGCCCCGGCTGATCGGCGCAAGGAGGGCAGCGCCTATGATTTGCCCTTGGCATTGGGCCTGCTTGCGGCCTCAGGTGCCATTTTTCAGGAAGCCCTGACCGGGTTTCTTCCCGCAGCGGAGCTATCCCTGGCCGGGGAACTTAAGCCCATCACCGGGGCGCTGTCTTTGGCAGTTCACGCCCGGTCCCGCAAAGCCACGGGCATGATTCTCCCCGTCGAGAACGGCCCGGAGGCCTCGGTGGTCAAAGGCCTGAATGTCTATCCCTTCCGGAGTCTTCAGGACGTTGTCGCCTTTTTGGTCGGTGAGGTTGAAGCCAGGCCTCTGGAAAATGATCCCGGCCGGTTGTGGCACAGACGAAACGAGTTTCCTCTGGACTTCGGCGAGGTTCGGGGACAGGAGCACGCCAAGCGGGCAATTGAGATCGCCGCCGCCGGAGGTCACAACATTCTGCTTATGGGGCCCCCAGGCAGCGGCAAGACCATGCTCGCCCAGAGGATACCCACGGTCCTTCCCCTCCTCGATTTCGAAGAAGCCCTCGACGTGACCAAGATCTACAGCGTAGCAGGGCAATTGGAGCCGGGTCAGGCCCTGGTCGTTTCCAGGCCCTTTCGCAGCCCCCACCACACTATTTCCGACGCGGGCCTCATCGGCGGCGGACATATCCCCCGGCCCGGCGAGGTTTCCCTCTCCCATCGGGGCGTGTTGTTCCTGGACGAGTTGCCTGAGTTTAGAAAGCCGGTGCTGGAAGTCCTTCGCCAACCTTTGGAGGACGGCCGGGTGACCATTTCCCGGGCAGCCATGTCCTTGACCTATCCCGCTGACTTTATGCTCGTGGCGGCCATGAATCCCTGTCCCTGCGGGTTCCTGACTGACGACCGTCATCCGTGTACCTGCACACCTCAACAAATCCAGCGTTATCGCTCCCGGCTTTCAGGACCCCTGTTAGATCGCATTGACTTGCATGTGGAGGTTCCGGCCGTCCCGTATAAAGATCTGAAATCGGAGGTGGGTGGGGTCGATTCGGCGACCATGCGAGACCAGATCGACCGGGCCCGAAAGCTTCAGTCGGGCCGTTACAATGGCCTCCCCATCAAGACCAACGCCGACCTCTCAGGCCGCTGGCTTCAGAAATTTTGTCCCCTTGGCCGGGGCGAACACAAATTTCTGGAAGAGGCCGTTTCTCGTCTGGGTCTCTCTGCCCGGGCCTTTACCAGGGTACTGCGCATCGCCCGGACAATTGCCGACGTGGAAGGAACAGAAATAATGGACATCGGCCATCTTGCCGAGGCCATCAACTATCGCACCTTGGATCGTCAGGAAAGGCCATAAACTTGTATGATCAATAAAAAACCCGCCCCTTCCGAAGAGGGGGCGGGTTTTGTCTCGCTATTTCGACCGCTCTGGATGTCTACCAGCGGGGCCGCTCGGCGCGGGGACGGGCCTCGTTGACCTTGAGGGTTCGGCCTCCAAAATCTTTTCCGTCAAGATTTTCGATGGCCTTGGCAGCACCATCGTTTTCCATCTCGACGAAACCGAAACCACGAGGACGACCGGTTTCGCGGTCTTCGATCAGGTTGACCGAATTGACGACTCCGTACGCTTCAAAGGCTTCGCGGATGTCTTTCTCGGTAGCGGACCAGGGCAGATTGCCGACATAGATGTTCTTCGACATTCAAAAAACTCCAAAAAGTAAAAAAACAATGCGCATAGCGCAAAAAACCGTGGCCTCAGAGTGAACGCTTGTTTCGATGAAACCGAAACTGACCTGCCAGCTAAAGTCGCGAACAACTTAAACCACATATTGCCGTTCATCGCTGGTCCTGAATGAATATTCTTAATGATGGAGTCATGTCAAGGAGAATTTTGTCGTTTGAATGGATTTGAAGCAAGGGGATAGATTTTCCTGGAGGCATCGTCGATTGGGGATGGGGACTCGACAGAACTGTCAAAGTCGGGCAAAGTGCTGTAGTAATCAGGCAAGCAGCAGGGTCAACGGGCACATGTGTCCGAGCAGGCCGAACAGAGGAGGCTGGGGATAATGAGTAGTCGTTTTCTGACCGAGTACAAGACCAAGCTTGTCAGCGCAGAAAAAGCCGTCGAGGGGATCTCCGATGGAAGCGTGATTATCCACGGGGTGACCATCGCCGAACCGCCGGCCCTTCTTCAGGCCCTTGCCGACAGGGCCAGAGCCGGCGACCTTCGAGATGTATGCATCTATTCGTTCAATCCTCAGAAAACGGCTTCGAAAACGTATCTACAACCGGACCTGCTGGATGTCATCAAGGCAAGATGCTGGTTTCTGAGTCCGGTCACCCGAACCTTGGCCTCGGCCGGGCTGGTGCAGTTCATCCCCTGCTATTTGCACCAAGTGCCGAAGTTCATCCGTGAGTATATGGATGTGGATGTGTGTCTGACCATGGTTTCGCCCATGGACAGGGCCGGTTTCTTCACATTCGGCACCGCCAATGACCTGACAAGCACCGCTGCCAGACAAGCCAAGCGCTTGATCGTCGAGGTCAACCGGAACATGCCCCGGGTCTTTGGCGATTCTCTGGTTCATATTTCGGAAGTTCACTCAGTGATCGAGAACCATACCCAGCTGCTTCAGATCCCGGCTCCAGAGATCAATCCCCTGGATGCCAGGGTCGGTCGAAGAATTGCGGAGATTATCCCGGATGGAGCGGTTCTCCAGCTGGGCATCGGGACCCTGCCCAACGCCATCTGCCCTGAGCTAGGAGGTCACAAAGACCTTGGCATTCACAGCGAATTGTTCGGACCGGGGATGATGGATCTGATATTGAAAGGTGTGGTTACAGGTCGGAAAAAGGCTATCCACCCGAGAAAGCATGTCTTTTCTGTGGCCTATGGGACCGACGAGGTTTTTGATTTCATGGACGACAACCCGTCCATGGCCAGTTTCCCTTCGGATTATGTTATGGACCCGGCTGTCATCTCGCAGA contains:
- a CDS encoding elongation factor 4, translating into MFDQSHIRNFSIIAHIDHGKSTLADRILEFTGLVQDRDRKDQYLDRMDLERERGITIKAQSVRIPYSGRDGIKYLLNIIDTPGHVDFSYEVSRSLAACDGALLVVDATQGVEAQTLANVYMALDHDLEVLPVLNKIDLPSADPDRVAHEIEEVIGLDCSDVTLVSAKAGTGVPDLLEKLVKTIPAPKGSPNVPLRALIFDSWYDSYQGVVVLFRVLDGVIRFGQKIRMYSTAKAFEVTKLGVISPDPMDIDALGPGEVGFLCASIKELREAQVGDTITASDRPTANPFPGFKRVKPMVFCGLYPVESAEYEILKGALEKLQLNDAALTYEAETSHALGFGFRCGFLGLLHMEIIQERLEREFGASIIATAPSVIYRVHRKDGKILEIDNPSKLPVPDEIETVNEPFVRMEIHVPNEYVGNVFKLCEEKRGIQKDMRYLTSTRVVITYELPFPEIVYDFFDRLKSMTKGYASLDYEVIDYRPSDLVKLDILINGDPVDAMSVIVHRENAYHRGRALALKLKRVIPRQMFEVVIQAAIGNKIVARERNAPLRKDVTAKCYGGDITRKRKLLEKQKEGKKRMKRMGSVEIPQEAFLAALQADE
- the lepB gene encoding signal peptidase I, whose amino-acid sequence is MEPRWQTVLKDYAEALIIALVLAFIIRSFVVQAFKIPSGSMLQTLQIGDHLLVNKFLYGLKIPFTHIMVAEFKDPSFQDVVVFEFPEDPSKDFIKRIIGLPGDVIEIRDKAVIRNGELLDEPYIQHVDSRIMPRRDEMPPLTVPEGKYFVMGDNRDESYDSRFWGFVDRNTIEGKALIIYWSWQGFDNIRWGRIGQLVE
- a CDS encoding ATP-binding protein is translated as MVVRVHTAALIGIDAFDVELEVDLARSGLPAFTMVGLAEGAVRESKERVFSALKNCGYRIPPSRITVNFAPADRRKEGSAYDLPLALGLLAASGAIFQEALTGFLPAAELSLAGELKPITGALSLAVHARSRKATGMILPVENGPEASVVKGLNVYPFRSLQDVVAFLVGEVEARPLENDPGRLWHRRNEFPLDFGEVRGQEHAKRAIEIAAAGGHNILLMGPPGSGKTMLAQRIPTVLPLLDFEEALDVTKIYSVAGQLEPGQALVVSRPFRSPHHTISDAGLIGGGHIPRPGEVSLSHRGVLFLDELPEFRKPVLEVLRQPLEDGRVTISRAAMSLTYPADFMLVAAMNPCPCGFLTDDRHPCTCTPQQIQRYRSRLSGPLLDRIDLHVEVPAVPYKDLKSEVGGVDSATMRDQIDRARKLQSGRYNGLPIKTNADLSGRWLQKFCPLGRGEHKFLEEAVSRLGLSARAFTRVLRIARTIADVEGTEIMDIGHLAEAINYRTLDRQERP
- a CDS encoding RNA-binding protein, with translation MSKNIYVGNLPWSATEKDIREAFEAYGVVNSVNLIEDRETGRPRGFGFVEMENDGAAKAIENLDGKDFGGRTLKVNEARPRAERPRW
- a CDS encoding acetyl-CoA hydrolase/transferase family protein, coding for MSSRFLTEYKTKLVSAEKAVEGISDGSVIIHGVTIAEPPALLQALADRARAGDLRDVCIYSFNPQKTASKTYLQPDLLDVIKARCWFLSPVTRTLASAGLVQFIPCYLHQVPKFIREYMDVDVCLTMVSPMDRAGFFTFGTANDLTSTAARQAKRLIVEVNRNMPRVFGDSLVHISEVHSVIENHTQLLQIPAPEINPLDARVGRRIAEIIPDGAVLQLGIGTLPNAICPELGGHKDLGIHSELFGPGMMDLILKGVVTGRKKAIHPRKHVFSVAYGTDEVFDFMDDNPSMASFPSDYVMDPAVISQNDHMIAVNSILEVDLTGQCNAEHLAGFQFSGTGGQLDFVRGAYAARGGKSIMTLYSTAKNGTISRIVPMLERGVAVTTPRMDVHYLCTEHGLVNLKHRTVGERAELIISIADPAFRGELTRQAQEMRLF